The genomic region CAAATCTATTCGTTTTCGCCACTAGTTTTCGATGTACTATACAGAATGTCCGTTTTTCGAACCTCCaaaagcgaatttttaaatttttatcaccTAGTAAAATGTTGCTCTGAAATCTTCAAATGTTCCGGATTTTACGAGAAAATGATAGTTCATAATATAGCTTCAGTTTTACACACCATTTTCTTCGTATAAGCATTGTAATGTCACTCTTTGATCAAGGTTAGACCTTCTTAAGGCGCGTGTAGGAACCGTATACCGTGTGTAAGGACGACACACCAGAATGCATTAGCCGTTCAGAAATAGATGATCACACTGGTGTGGACACCGGTGCCCGTTCAAGAGTTGTTCATCGATGTGACTGAGTATATAGAACATAGGCGCAACGTTAATTCTTCGTAACGACTTCGAAACGCGGACTTTAGGTAGGCCATAGAATCATGAGGTCAGATATAAATTTTGCATTGCGCATTACACTACGCAGGTGTATTTGATGTTGGATCAGGTTCCTTGGTTTACGAACCAAGgattttgacgtttgtttcatattttattaaaatttttatatatatatacattgaATATTTATCCTAAAATTATTGGTAGAACACTAGAACAGTTATGTTTAGCCTTAACGAGGTCCTAAAAcgttactttaaatttattgtcttCTATGGAAGTAAAAATCCGAATTTATGCGTCCTATAGGAAGTGGAATGATACACAGCGTGAAAGTCGCATTCTCCCGTTTCAGTGAGCGGAAATTctgtaatttgtaatttaagtAACCAATAAGTTGCTGCAGGTGCTTCCATTTTATACTACCCAATGCGTAACTAACGTTACTTTTCTTAGTTCTGTGGAGGTCATAGATAGCTAATTAGTAATGTAATTTGTAAGTGATATTCAATAAACGATCACAGAGATTCTTAAATCAGATATAAATAGAGTAGGTTGGTAACACAATGCGAAGGAATATTCAAAGACGGTAATAATATAAAGTTATTATTAGCTGCCTTGGGATAGGGCGTCCCTAAGGAACCGTGTTATCTGACCCGTCAGAGGTAAGTGGCGACGCAGGCCAGGCTACATGCCGTGGGTACTTAACTCACTGATGGACATGGCCTTGAGACTTCAACGTAGGCCCGTCCATAGTCATATAACCACCAGTACCAACGTCAAGCTGTGAAACTTTTGATGCAGCATTTTTCGTGTTGACTTCGCATTGCCTGGCGTTACCTTTTAATTGACTTGGCTCTGCCCCGTCTATTGGAGCTGTCAGCAAGGCTCCTACTAGTTGCTTCAGGGTGTGACATCTCCACAGAGTTATCCGAGTTACTAAAGGTACGTGGCGGCGTAGACCAGGCTACATGCTGATGGACTTGGCCTTTCGACTTGAACGTAGGCCCGTCCGTTAGTCAGAGTCATCAGCACCAACATCAAGCTGTGAAGCCTTTTTGATACAATACCTCCTGAATCGGCCTCAAATTAACTGGGCGTGCCATTTCTTCGCGTGAAGCAGGCGAATAAACCCCCGCTCAAAGTTATTTTTCCAACaatgttccaaaaatgtcaGAAGGAGCTTCGCCCAAGTCCCTTTTATTATTGTCAATACAAAAATCACCACGAAAAATTCAATCACGTTGTTGTGCTACGTCTGAACGGGGCCttgttctttattttttacatatatcTTCTTTTCGGACGGCTAATTTGGTCTGTGATGTATTTACCTATGCGgcctaaaaaaattcaaattgttttttcgaCATTACATGAAcggaatattaaaataaaaattttggctCATTTTGACAATTGATTTTGACTAAATGGCCAACGTTTTTGCTCACTATGATTTACTTAAATTTGAGAGTACTACTTACTTTCACTTCCAAATTTCACGCAAGGGCTTTCAGCATGTTATTGCTTTCCATACATATTAAGAAAAGCTGAGTACCCTTATCGATATGAAAAACTGGGCTAAAGTGTACACGTTCTGCAGGGACGCCTTCTGCACTTTGTTCCTCACGAAAATACCGCTAGTCGTCTTCATTAGGTGAAACAAGTCGGCTGCAAACTAAAATGGAATATGGATGAGTCCCaaaccaaacaaattaaaattaatgaagacaCGTATATTGAtgtaaactaaatttaaacgttCCTATGGGACGACAGCATGGTCGCGCCAGTAAGAAATGAAACGCGTCACCTGCACACAATATCACTGAACTCAGAAAAATCATCCCAGTTCTTTCAAAGTTTTTGACCTTCTGATCTTGTGAAattgaaaatccaaatttccaGAACAATACCTTTTACAGCTTTGAGTCAGTACTATAACCAAATGCATGAGATGCAATAGAGCGCTGTTGTTTGATATGAAAATCTCTTAATTTAcatgtaaaaattgaaaatgtaaacatgtttatgtagcaaaaaaaaactttgaatcaATTATTTACATATAATAGCAGAATGATGCTAACAAGATTTCTGTCAGTCAAAATGattgtaattaaaacttttggaTGCACAAGCTACTCCCAGGAAAAGTTCTTGAAAAACTATCAATTTAGTCAGTGAAAACGAAGAACAAACAGTTacgtgttaaaaataaatcaataaatccgGCTTTACATTAATCTACGATTATTTTCGTTCTCTATAATGTcaagaaaatatgatttttaaacGAACCTTTGGAGTATCTAtttctttttctgaaaatgccTGGCTCACTTCAGTGCACTCAATGAACGCCGCTTTAAGCGGGGTTACCAGCAACATTTGATGATTTTTCTGAAAGATAAAACTGTAAAACTATCAATTCTTCGAATTCTTTTAGGGCTGATTCAGTCATCACTAGATATGCACTAAATGCACCAAAATCGTCGATTTTGCCCACTGCTTCACGAGATGGATTTATGCGCATTGTTTGGATATCCGAATTTAACTGACCTGTTTGCCTTTTTCGGGCAAAAATTCTCGCATTTGCATAACAATTTTCCTTCTCCCTGCGGTCAAATTCCACCTGGACCaggaaaaattgaacgaaTTTGATATCGCTGCCATATTGTAGTAGAGATGCTGTTCCATGGCCCAGTGCTTCTCACAGCAACCTTCATAAACATGTAGTTAaatagaccaaatttgttgttCACTACCTACCGTCAACATAGCAAAAGGCGTCGAATGCGGGAAATATGTCTATTCCGGCGTCTTTCATCGTCTAAACTAGACTCTTTGACATATAAAgcatgtgaaaaaaaatctaacgaaCCCTTTTTAACTGGTGAAGCTTCAAATACTTTCCAACAGTCTCCTGCAGCGTCATGTTGGGACTGTTCTGTAACTGCGTAATGGCAATCAAACCATTCTTAACGTTAAATTCTAACATTAAAATAGCGGCGGTCAGCTGTATTGTTATAGAATCACTAAGAAAATCACGTGTGTGTTAAAATAACTTCATAAGGAGAAAACCCTGCTTACTCTACTTCTGGTTTTATATCATATGCTTGAAAGGGAAGATTGGAGTATCGGCATGTGGCCAATCCGTACACCCCAAACACTCCTGTGCGAAAGCTCACCATTGATTTATCTTCGTTATGCTTCACATCATGGATCTCTTCATTGGACCAGAGCTTTCTGTCTTCATCCCACCGACAAATTATTGGTAGCTCTAGGAAGATCACATGAGGAGGCCACCTTGCACGAATTTCGTTATTgcattttcctaaatttcaaTGAAGAGCTCACTTgacatttataaaaatcaatttatcaaGCTCTTCCTCTTGCTTCTTCATTTCTTCTTCCAATTCTTCAGGCAGCTTTCTGATGCTTATGTCAGACCCCGTGGAGGGTTCTGGCTCTGGGGGTATATACGGGGTGTAGACTACTTTAAAAGGGAGCACTTCAAGCTTCTTGGGGAGATGAACTGAAAGCAAGCATTTTTTTGAGTTCCAGAAATTATACTTACGGCTAGTAATGGTCATCTCCATAGTGACAAAGTCTTGTGGTTGAGGAGGCTGCGCCAACAAATTCAGATGAAATACTCCTCCGAGTATTACGTATTTCCGTAGATTGATAACGTTTTCTGGAATTTCGATTTGGAGTTTCGCTCTGGTTTTACTGTAAAGTTGATCTGAAATATGTCTAACGTCAAATGTTAATAGTTATTCTGGATGATCTACCTTCGACTTCAAGAGCAAATTCACTAGCTGAAGGTTTCAGCTGTTTGAATGGTACTACAAGGCTGCCTTCGTCTAATTCAGAATCATCATCTTCGGAATCTTaaatagaattaataaaaagccATTAAATAAACTTCGTACTTCAAA from Euwallacea fornicatus isolate EFF26 chromosome 29, ASM4011564v1, whole genome shotgun sequence harbors:
- the LOC136347632 gene encoding dynein axonemal intermediate chain 7-like isoform X3, whose amino-acid sequence is MGPKKKISKKEKAKMTAEMAEKVKAEMEAQVKMLEDRIKKKEEEDRLAAIERDAREILEQGLRLKQLQESAASIQNIAASNAEVIKQEKELFEWEKYLECGKLPNPAICAQMNTYLHLWDLDWEKTSIGDASVRTADAIQLLSNLNELIETGTEEDLPKLENWKWIRQLFRDFQTDSLDVATYRLLRDVENNLNRINIPTANFNFKDDFVTLCIWLRVMLPIPLLNPRRPPKPRIDISFNLMDFSVLFPLTVDCENAAIRAMYLKYDHLSDLSDTYYMPEVPRDFYMDLLAITKKEWRTQLKYKYDNRDQKQSESTVVRGTTKLVSQTQVGADDAEPNSQQQNSDGQAKVEEDKKFDSEDDDSELDEGSLVVPFKQLKPSASEFALEVEDQLYSKTRAKLQIEIPENVINLRKYVILGGVFHLNLLAQPPQPQDFVTMEMTITSLHLPKKLEVLPFKVVYTPYIPPEPEPSTGSDISIRKLPEELEEEMKKQEEELDKLIFINVKWPPHVIFLELPIICRWDEDRKLWSNEEIHDVKHNEDKSMVSFRTGVFGVYGLATCRYSNLPFQAYDIKPEVDDSITIQLTAAILMLEFNVKNGLIAITQLQNSPNMTLQETVGKYLKLHQLKRTMKDAGIDIFPAFDAFCYVDGCCEKHWAMEQHLYYNMAAISNSFNFSWSRWNLTAGRRKIVMQMREFLPEKGKQKNHQMLLVTPLKAAFIECTEVSQAFSEKEIDTPKFAADLFHLMKTTSGIFVRNKVQKASLQNVYTLAQFFISIRVLSFS
- the LOC136347632 gene encoding dynein axonemal intermediate chain 7-like isoform X1; translation: MGPKKKISKKEKAKMTAEMAEKVKAEMEAQVKMLEDRIKKKEEEDRLAAIERDAREILEQGLRLKQLQESAASIQNIAASNAEVIKQEKELFEWEKYLECGKLPNPAICAQMNTYLHLWDLDWEKTSIGDASVRTADAIQLLSNLNELIETGTEEDLPKLENWKWIRQLFRDFQTDSLDVATYRLLRDVENNLNRINIPTANFNFKDDFVTLCIWLRVMLPIPLLNPRRPPKPRIDISFNLMDFSVLFPLTVDCENAAIRAMYLKYDHLSDLSDTYYMPEVPRDFYMDLLAITKKEWRTQLKYKYDNRDQKQSESTVVRGTTKLVSQTQVGADDAEPNSQQQNSDGQAKVEEDKKFDSEDDDSELDEGSLVVPFKQLKPSASEFALEVEDQLYSKTRAKLQIEIPENVINLRKYVILGGVFHLNLLAQPPQPQDFVTMEMTITSRKYNFWNSKKCLLSVHLPKKLEVLPFKVVYTPYIPPEPEPSTGSDISIRKLPEELEEEMKKQEEELDKLIFINVKWPPHVIFLELPIICRWDEDRKLWSNEEIHDVKHNEDKSMVSFRTGVFGVYGLATCRYSNLPFQAYDIKPEVDDSITIQLTAAILMLEFNVKNGLIAITQLQNSPNMTLQETVGKYLKLHQLKRTMKDAGIDIFPAFDAFCYVDGCCEKHWAMEQHLYYNMAAISNSFNFSWSRWNLTAGRRKIVMQMREFLPEKGKQKNHQMLLVTPLKAAFIECTEVSQAFSEKEIDTPKFAADLFHLMKTTSGIFVRNKVQKASLQNVYTLAQFFISIRVLSFS
- the LOC136347632 gene encoding dynein axonemal intermediate chain 7-like isoform X2, producing the protein MTAEMAEKVKAEMEAQVKMLEDRIKKKEEEDRLAAIERDAREILEQGLRLKQLQESAASIQNIAASNAEVIKQEKELFEWEKYLECGKLPNPAICAQMNTYLHLWDLDWEKTSIGDASVRTADAIQLLSNLNELIETGTEEDLPKLENWKWIRQLFRDFQTDSLDVATYRLLRDVENNLNRINIPTANFNFKDDFVTLCIWLRVMLPIPLLNPRRPPKPRIDISFNLMDFSVLFPLTVDCENAAIRAMYLKYDHLSDLSDTYYMPEVPRDFYMDLLAITKKEWRTQLKYKYDNRDQKQSESTVVRGTTKLVSQTQVGADDAEPNSQQQNSDGQAKVEEDKKFDSEDDDSELDEGSLVVPFKQLKPSASEFALEVEDQLYSKTRAKLQIEIPENVINLRKYVILGGVFHLNLLAQPPQPQDFVTMEMTITSRKYNFWNSKKCLLSVHLPKKLEVLPFKVVYTPYIPPEPEPSTGSDISIRKLPEELEEEMKKQEEELDKLIFINVKWPPHVIFLELPIICRWDEDRKLWSNEEIHDVKHNEDKSMVSFRTGVFGVYGLATCRYSNLPFQAYDIKPEVDDSITIQLTAAILMLEFNVKNGLIAITQLQNSPNMTLQETVGKYLKLHQLKRTMKDAGIDIFPAFDAFCYVDGCCEKHWAMEQHLYYNMAAISNSFNFSWSRWNLTAGRRKIVMQMREFLPEKGKQKNHQMLLVTPLKAAFIECTEVSQAFSEKEIDTPKFAADLFHLMKTTSGIFVRNKVQKASLQNVYTLAQFFISIRVLSFS
- the LOC136347632 gene encoding dynein axonemal intermediate chain 7-like isoform X4, translated to MGPKKKISKKEKAKMTAEMAEKVKAEMEAQVKMLEDRIKKKEEEDRLAAIERDAREILEQGLRLKQLQESAASIQNIAASNAEVIKQEKELFEWEKYLECGKLPNPAICAQMNTYLHLWDLDWEKTSIGDASVRTADAIQLLSNLNELIETGTEEDLPKLENWKWIRQLFRDFQTDSLDVATYRLLRDVENNLNRINIPTANFNFKDDFVTLCIWLRVMLPIPLLNPRRPPKPRIDISFNLMDFSVLFPLTVDCENAAIRAMYLKYDHLSDLSDTYYMPEVPRDFYMDLLAITKKEWRTQLKYKYDNRDQKQSESTVVRGTTKLVSQTQVGADDAEPNSQQQNSDGQAKVEEDKKFDSEDDDSELDEGSLVVPFKQLKPSASEFALEVEDQLYSKTRAKLQIEIPENVINLRKYVILGGVFHLNLLAQPPQPQDFVTMEMTITSRKYNFWNSKKCLLSVHLPKKLEVLPFKVVYTPYIPPEPEPSTGSDISIRKLPEELEEEMKKQEEELDKLIFINVKWPPHVIFLELPIICRWDEDRKLWSNEEIHDVKHNEDKSMVSFRTGVFGVYGLATCRYSNLPFQAYDIKPEVDDSITIQLTAAILMLEFNVKNGLIAITQLQNSPNMTLQETVGKYLKLHQLKRTMKDAGIDIFPAFDAFCYVDGCCEKHWAMEQHLYYNMAAISNSFNFSWSRWNLTAGRRKIVMQMREFLPEKGKQFAADLFHLMKTTSGIFVRNKVQKASLQNVYTLAQFFISIRVLSFS
- the LOC136347632 gene encoding dynein axonemal intermediate chain 7 homolog isoform X5, which translates into the protein MGPKKKISKKEKAKMTAEMAEKVKAEMEAQVKMLEDRIKKKEEEDRLAAIERDAREILEQGLRLKQLQESAASIQNIAASNAEVIKQEKELFEWEKYLECGKLPNPAICAQMNTYLHLWDLDWEKTSIGDASVRTADAIQLLSNLNELIETGTEEDLPKLENWKWIRQLFRDFQTDSLDVATYRLLRDVENNLNRINIPTANFNFKDDFVTLCIWLRVMLPIPLLNPRRPPKPRIDISFNLMDFSVLFPLTVDCENAAIRAMYLKYDHLSDLSDTYYMPEVPRDFYMDLLAITKKEWRTQLKYKYDNRDQKQSESTVVRGTTKLVSQTQVGADDAEPNSQQQNSDGQAKVEEDKKFDSEDDDSELDEGSLVVPFKQLKPSASEFALEVEDQLYSKTRAKLQIEIPENVINLRKYVILGGVFHLNLLAQPPQPQDFVTMEMTITSRKYNFWNSKKCLLSVHLPKKLEVLPFKVVYTPYIPPEPEPSTGSDISIRKLPEELEEEMKKQEEELDKLIFINVKWPPHVIFLELPIICRWDEDRKLWSNEEIHDVKHNEDKSMVSFRTGVFGVYGLATCRYSNLPFQAYDIKPEVDDSITIQLTAAILMLEFNVKNGLIAITQLQNSPNMTLQETVGKYLKLHQLKRTMKDAGIDIFPAFDAFCYVDALGHGTASLLQYGSDIKFVQFFLVQVEFDRREKENCYANARIFARKRQTVCSRLVSPNEDD
- the LOC136347632 gene encoding dynein axonemal intermediate chain 7 homolog isoform X6; the encoded protein is MGPKKKISKKEKAKMTAEMAEKVKAEMEAQVKMLEDRIKKKEEEDRLAAIERDAREILEQGLRLKQLQESAASIQNIAASNAEVIKQEKELFEWEKYLECGKLPNPAICAQMNTYLHLWDLDWEKTSIGDASVRTADAIQLLSNLNELIETGTEEDLPKLENWKWIRQLFRDFQTDSLDVATYRLLRDVENNLNRINIPTANFNFKDDFVTLCIWLRVMLPIPLLNPRRPPKPRIDISFNLMDFSVLFPLTVDCENAAIRAMYLKYDHLSDLSDTYYMPEVPRDFYMDLLAITKKEWRTQLKYKYDNRDQKQSESTVVRGTTKLVSQTQVGADDAEPNSQQQNSDGQAKVEEDKKFDSEDDDSELDEGSLVVPFKQLKPSASEFALEVEDQLYSKTRAKLQIEIPENVINLRKYVILGGVFHLNLLAQPPQPQDFVTMEMTITSRKYNFWNSKKCLLSVHLPKKLEVLPFKVVYTPYIPPEPEPSTGSDISIRKLPEELEEEMKKQEEELDKLIFINVKWPPHVIFLELPIICRWDEDRKLWSNEEIHDVKHNEDKSMVSFRTGVFGVYGLATCRYSNLPFQAYDIKPEVDDSITIQLTAAILMLEFNVKNGLIAITQLQNSPNMTLQETVGKYLKLHQLKRTMKDAGIDIFPAFDAFCYVDALGHGTASLLQYGSDIKFVQFFLVQVEFDRREKENCYANARIFARKRQTEKSSNVAGNPA